In Pseudomonas sp. MYb327, one DNA window encodes the following:
- a CDS encoding peptidylprolyl isomerase yields the protein MLIAANKAVSIDYTLTNDAGEVIDSSAGGAPLVYLQGAGNIIPGLEKALEGKAVGEELTVAVEPEDAYGEYAAELVSTLSRSMFEGVDELEVGMQFHASAPDGQMQIVTIRDLDGDDVTVDGNHPLAGQRLNFQVKIVNIRDASQEEIAHGHVHGEGGHHH from the coding sequence ATGCTGATCGCCGCCAATAAGGCTGTCTCCATCGACTATACCCTGACCAACGACGCTGGTGAGGTCATCGACAGCTCCGCCGGCGGCGCGCCGCTGGTCTACCTGCAAGGCGCAGGTAACATCATCCCTGGCCTGGAAAAGGCACTGGAAGGCAAAGCAGTCGGCGAAGAGCTGACCGTAGCCGTTGAGCCGGAAGATGCCTACGGCGAATACGCTGCCGAACTGGTCAGCACCCTGAGCCGCAGCATGTTCGAAGGCGTTGATGAACTGGAAGTGGGCATGCAGTTCCACGCTTCCGCTCCGGACGGCCAGATGCAGATAGTGACCATCCGCGATCTGGACGGCGATGACGTTACCGTCGACGGCAACCACCCGTTGGCCGGTCAGCGCCTGAATTTCCAGGTCAAGATCGTCAACATCCGTGACGCCAGCCAGGAAGAAATCGCTCATGGCCACGTCCATGGCGAAGGTGGCCATCACCACTGA
- the trxB gene encoding thioredoxin-disulfide reductase, translating into MSEVRHSRVIILGSGPAGYSAAVYAARANLKPLLITGMQAGGQLTTTTEVDNWPGDVHGLTGPALMERMKEHAERFETEIVFDHINAVDFAAKPYTLIGDSATYTCDALIIATGASARYLGLPSEEAFMGKGVSACATCDGFFYRNKPVAVVGGGNTAVEEALYLANIASTVTLIHRRETFRAEKILIDKLNARVAEGKIILKLNATLDEVLGDNMGVTGARLKNNDGSFDEVKVDGVFIAIGHTPNTSLFEGQLTLKDGYLVVQGGRDGNATATSVEGIFAAGDVADHVYRQAITSAGAGCMAALDTERYLDNVKNA; encoded by the coding sequence ATGTCTGAAGTCCGTCATTCGCGTGTGATTATTCTTGGTTCCGGCCCTGCCGGTTACAGCGCTGCGGTATACGCCGCCCGTGCCAACCTCAAGCCATTGCTGATCACCGGCATGCAGGCCGGCGGTCAACTGACCACCACCACCGAAGTCGACAACTGGCCGGGCGACGTTCACGGCCTGACCGGCCCGGCGTTGATGGAGCGCATGAAAGAGCACGCCGAGCGCTTTGAAACCGAGATCGTTTTCGATCACATCAATGCCGTGGATTTCGCTGCCAAGCCATACACCCTGATCGGCGACAGCGCGACCTACACCTGCGACGCCCTGATCATCGCTACCGGCGCCAGTGCTCGTTACCTGGGCCTGCCATCGGAAGAAGCGTTCATGGGCAAAGGCGTTTCGGCCTGCGCGACCTGCGACGGTTTCTTCTATCGCAACAAGCCAGTGGCTGTTGTGGGCGGCGGTAACACTGCGGTTGAAGAAGCGCTATACCTGGCCAACATCGCCAGCACCGTGACTCTGATTCACCGTCGCGAAACGTTCCGCGCCGAGAAAATCCTGATCGACAAGCTCAATGCCCGCGTCGCCGAAGGCAAGATCATCCTTAAGCTGAACGCGACCCTGGACGAAGTCCTGGGCGACAACATGGGCGTGACCGGTGCCCGCCTGAAGAACAACGACGGCAGCTTCGACGAAGTGAAAGTCGACGGCGTGTTCATCGCCATCGGCCACACCCCGAACACTTCGCTGTTCGAAGGCCAGCTGACGTTGAAAGACGGCTACCTGGTCGTGCAGGGCGGCCGTGACGGCAACGCCACTGCCACTAGCGTCGAAGGTATCTTCGCCGCCGGTGACGTGGCTGATCACGTATATCGTCAGGCCATCACCTCGGCCGGTGCCGGTTGCATGGCGGCACTGGATACCGAGCGCTACCTCGACAACGTGAAGAACGCTTGA
- a CDS encoding DUF3565 domain-containing protein encodes METALLAAISMGRDLLQKNIERPSLAKQSPESEHNPDRRVVTITGFHQDEDGHWVAELSCGHTQHLRHQPPWQSRAWVMDPVQRLEKIGQPFDCGWCAQGSVSDNLGD; translated from the coding sequence ATGGAGACAGCCTTATTGGCGGCGATCAGCATGGGGCGAGACCTTTTGCAGAAGAATATTGAAAGGCCAAGTTTAGCGAAGCAATCGCCTGAAAGCGAACACAACCCGGACAGACGGGTTGTGACGATCACGGGCTTTCATCAGGACGAGGACGGACACTGGGTGGCCGAGCTTTCCTGCGGCCATACCCAACACCTGCGACACCAGCCACCATGGCAATCGCGAGCCTGGGTCATGGATCCCGTGCAACGTCTTGAAAAAATAGGCCAGCCCTTTGATTGCGGTTGGTGCGCACAGGGCTCGGTTAGCGATAACCTTGGCGACTGA
- a CDS encoding glutathione peroxidase: MSAFHDLNLTALDGQALPLAPFKGHVVLVVNVASKCGLTPQYAALENLYQQYKGKGFSVLGLPCNQFAGQEPGTEQEIKAFCSLNYGVTFPLSSKLEVNGHERHQLYKLLAGEGAEFPGDITWNFEKFLLGKDGRVLARFSPRTAPDDPSVIQAIEKALS, encoded by the coding sequence ATGAGTGCTTTTCACGATCTTAATTTGACAGCCCTGGATGGGCAGGCGCTACCCCTGGCACCTTTCAAGGGGCATGTCGTGCTGGTGGTCAACGTTGCCTCCAAATGTGGTTTGACCCCACAGTACGCGGCACTGGAAAACCTCTACCAGCAATACAAAGGCAAAGGCTTTAGCGTGTTGGGGCTGCCGTGCAACCAGTTTGCGGGGCAGGAGCCGGGCACCGAGCAAGAGATCAAGGCGTTTTGCAGCCTCAACTATGGCGTGACGTTTCCGTTGTCCAGCAAGCTGGAAGTCAATGGCCACGAGCGTCACCAGCTGTATAAATTGCTGGCGGGCGAGGGTGCGGAATTCCCCGGTGACATCACCTGGAACTTTGAAAAATTCTTGCTGGGGAAAGACGGACGCGTGCTGGCGCGGTTCTCACCGCGTACAGCACCGGATGATCCCTCTGTCATTCAGGCGATTGAAAAAGCCCTGAGCTGA
- a CDS encoding glycosyltransferase family 1 protein, translating to MASADTGVMTTALHITLITETFPPEINGVANTLGRLCDGLRARGHQVELVRPRQDCDQQNSSDDELLLCRGWPLPGYPGLQWGQSSMHKLLRRWKRHRPDVLYIATEGPLGLSALRAARRLGISVVSGFHTNFQQYSSQYGLGLLTRLLTHYLRWFHNRSTLTLVPSVSQRMELERRHFERLALLSRGVDSQLFHPAKRVNALREQWGLGEKDIAVIHVGRLAPEKNLGLLKRCFDTLKTTYPQRTLKLIVIGDGPQRAALEKDLPEAIFCGSQRGEVLAGHYASGDVFLFPSLTETFGNVVLEALASGLGVVAYDQAAAAQHIRHGYNGVLAMPGDEEAFCDAAVWLLEKRETLRCVRLNARQHASRQGWATIIEQFEGQLRGACVGELVMPNAPTLP from the coding sequence ATGGCCTCAGCCGACACTGGGGTCATGACGACAGCTCTGCATATCACCCTGATCACCGAAACATTTCCACCCGAAATCAACGGCGTGGCCAATACCCTTGGTCGCTTGTGCGACGGTTTGCGAGCACGTGGGCATCAAGTGGAATTGGTGCGACCGCGTCAGGACTGCGATCAGCAGAACAGCAGCGACGATGAATTGCTGTTGTGCCGGGGCTGGCCGCTGCCGGGCTATCCCGGTTTGCAATGGGGCCAGTCGTCGATGCACAAGCTGCTGCGGCGCTGGAAGCGTCACCGCCCGGACGTGCTGTACATCGCCACCGAGGGACCGTTGGGACTGTCGGCATTGCGCGCGGCACGGCGCCTGGGGATTTCGGTGGTCAGCGGCTTTCACACCAATTTCCAGCAGTACTCCAGTCAATACGGGCTTGGACTGCTGACGCGTTTGCTTACCCACTATCTGCGCTGGTTTCACAATCGTTCGACGCTGACGCTGGTGCCAAGCGTGAGCCAAAGGATGGAATTGGAACGCCGGCATTTCGAGCGCCTGGCGTTATTGTCCCGAGGCGTCGACAGCCAATTGTTTCACCCGGCCAAACGGGTGAATGCGCTGCGCGAACAATGGGGGCTGGGCGAGAAAGATATCGCTGTCATCCATGTCGGACGTTTGGCCCCGGAAAAAAATCTCGGCCTGCTCAAGCGTTGCTTCGACACACTGAAAACAACTTATCCACAGCGCACCCTGAAATTGATCGTGATCGGTGACGGTCCGCAGCGTGCAGCCCTGGAGAAGGACCTGCCCGAGGCGATTTTCTGTGGCTCACAACGGGGTGAAGTCCTCGCCGGTCACTATGCCTCGGGCGATGTGTTCCTGTTTCCGAGCCTGACGGAAACTTTCGGCAATGTCGTGCTGGAAGCACTGGCCTCCGGTTTGGGCGTGGTGGCTTACGATCAGGCGGCAGCGGCGCAGCATATCCGGCATGGCTACAACGGCGTGTTGGCGATGCCGGGGGATGAGGAGGCATTCTGTGATGCCGCGGTGTGGTTGCTGGAGAAACGCGAAACCTTGCGCTGTGTGCGGCTCAATGCGCGCCAGCATGCCAGCCGGCAGGGTTGGGCGACGATTATCGAGCAGTTTGAGGGGCAGTTACGGGGGGCTTGCGTGGGGGAGTTGGTGATGCCGAATGCACCGACCTTGCCTTGA
- the cysN gene encoding sulfate adenylyltransferase subunit CysN → MSHASDLISEDILAYLGQHERKELLRFLTCGNVDDGKSTLIGRLLHDSKMIYEDHLEAITRDSKKVGTTGEDIDLALLVDGLQAEREQGITIDVAYRYFSTAKRKFIIADTPGHEQYTRNMATGASTCDLAIILVDARYGVQTQTRRHSFIASLLGIKHIVVAINKMDLKDFDQGVFESIKADYLKFAEGLKLKPTSMHFVPMSALKGDNVVNKSERSPWYTGQSLMEILETVEVAGDRNFTDLRFPVQYVNRPNLNFRGFAGTLASGIVKKGDEVVVLPSGKSSRVKSIVTFEGELEHAGPGQAVTLTMEDEIDISRGDLLVHADNVPPVTDSFEAMLVWMAEEPMLPGKKYDIKRATSYVPGSIASIVNKVDVNTLEEGPASALQLNEIGKVKIALDAPIALDGYDSNRTTGAFIIIDRLTNGTVGAGMIVAQPLAHGTSTHHGKLAHVATEERAQRFGQQPATVLFSGLSGAGKSTLAYAVERKLFDLGRAVFVLDGQNLRHDLNKGLPQDRAGRTENWRRAAHVARQFNEAGLLTLAAFVAPSSEGREQAKELIGKERLLTVYVQASPTVCAERDPQGLYAAAGDNIPGESFPYDVPLDADLVIDTQSVSLEEGVKQVLDLLRKRGAI, encoded by the coding sequence ATGTCGCACGCATCTGATTTGATCAGCGAGGACATCCTCGCCTACCTGGGCCAGCACGAACGTAAAGAACTGCTGCGCTTTTTGACCTGCGGTAACGTCGACGACGGCAAGAGCACCCTGATCGGGCGCCTGCTGCACGACTCCAAGATGATCTACGAAGATCACCTGGAAGCGATCACCCGCGACTCGAAAAAAGTCGGCACCACCGGCGAAGACATCGACCTGGCGTTGCTGGTCGACGGCCTGCAGGCCGAGCGTGAACAAGGCATCACCATCGATGTCGCGTACCGCTATTTCTCCACCGCCAAACGCAAATTCATCATCGCCGACACCCCGGGCCATGAGCAGTACACCCGCAACATGGCCACAGGTGCCTCTACCTGTGACCTGGCGATTATCCTGGTCGACGCCCGCTACGGCGTACAGACCCAGACCCGTCGCCACAGCTTCATTGCCTCGTTGCTGGGCATCAAGCACATCGTCGTCGCCATCAACAAGATGGACCTCAAGGACTTCGATCAGGGTGTGTTCGAGTCGATCAAGGCCGACTACCTGAAGTTCGCTGAAGGCCTGAAGCTCAAGCCGACCAGCATGCACTTCGTGCCGATGTCGGCGCTGAAGGGCGACAACGTGGTGAACAAGTCCGAGCGTTCGCCGTGGTACACCGGCCAGTCGCTGATGGAAATTCTCGAGACCGTGGAAGTGGCGGGCGACCGCAACTTCACCGACTTGCGTTTCCCGGTGCAGTACGTCAATCGTCCAAACCTGAACTTCCGTGGTTTCGCCGGCACCCTGGCCAGCGGCATCGTCAAGAAGGGCGACGAAGTCGTGGTTCTGCCGTCGGGCAAGAGCAGCCGCGTGAAATCCATCGTCACTTTTGAAGGTGAGTTGGAGCACGCCGGTCCTGGCCAAGCGGTAACGCTGACCATGGAAGACGAGATCGACATCTCCCGTGGCGACCTGTTGGTTCACGCCGACAACGTGCCGCCAGTGACCGACAGCTTCGAAGCGATGCTGGTGTGGATGGCTGAAGAGCCGATGTTGCCGGGCAAGAAGTACGACATCAAACGCGCCACCAGTTACGTGCCGGGCTCTATCGCCAGCATCGTCAACAAGGTCGACGTGAACACCCTTGAGGAAGGCCCTGCCAGCGCGCTGCAGCTGAACGAAATCGGCAAGGTCAAGATCGCGCTCGACGCGCCGATTGCCCTCGACGGTTACGACAGCAACCGCACCACCGGCGCCTTCATCATCATCGACCGCTTGACCAACGGCACTGTTGGCGCGGGCATGATCGTCGCGCAACCACTGGCGCACGGCACCAGCACGCATCACGGCAAACTGGCTCACGTTGCCACCGAAGAACGCGCTCAGCGCTTCGGCCAGCAACCGGCCACCGTGTTGTTCAGTGGTTTGTCGGGCGCCGGTAAAAGCACCCTGGCGTATGCAGTTGAACGCAAGTTGTTCGACTTGGGCCGCGCGGTGTTTGTACTGGATGGCCAGAACCTGCGTCATGACCTGAACAAAGGTCTGCCACAGGATCGCGCCGGGCGTACCGAGAACTGGCGTCGTGCCGCGCACGTGGCGCGTCAGTTCAACGAAGCCGGTCTGCTGACCTTGGCGGCATTCGTTGCACCGAGTTCTGAAGGTCGTGAGCAGGCGAAGGAGCTGATCGGCAAGGAGCGTCTGTTGACGGTCTACGTCCAGGCCTCGCCAACGGTCTGTGCCGAACGTGATCCACAAGGCCTGTACGCGGCCGCCGGGGATAACATCCCGGGCGAGTCCTTCCCGTATGACGTGCCGCTGGATGCCGATCTGGTTATCGACACTCAGTCCGTGTCGCTGGAAGAAGGCGTCAAGCAAGTGCTGGATCTGCTGCGTAAGCGTGGCGCGATCTAA
- the cysZ gene encoding sulfate transporter CysZ, which translates to MPAPVLSGPQYLREGLKLVLSPSLRLFVLLPLLINLVLFVGLIYLAGHQFSLWVDTLMPSLPDWLSFLSYVLWPLFVVLVVLMVFFTFTMLANVIAAPFNGFLAEKVEVVVRGTDDFPAFSWGELIAMIPRTFAREMRKLGYFLPRAIGLFILSFIPVVNIIAAPLWLLFGVWMMAIQYIDYPADNHKLGWNEMLAWLREKRWQSMSFGGSVYLVLLIPVVNILMMPAAVAGATLFWVRERGAENLVTER; encoded by the coding sequence ATGCCCGCCCCCGTTCTGTCCGGCCCGCAATATCTGCGCGAAGGCCTGAAACTGGTTCTCAGCCCCAGCCTGCGCCTTTTTGTATTGCTCCCACTTCTGATCAACCTGGTGCTGTTCGTCGGATTGATCTATCTGGCCGGCCATCAATTCAGCCTGTGGGTCGATACGCTGATGCCGTCCCTGCCTGATTGGCTGAGTTTCCTCAGCTATGTCCTGTGGCCACTCTTTGTGGTGCTCGTGGTGCTGATGGTGTTTTTCACCTTCACCATGCTCGCCAACGTCATCGCCGCACCGTTCAATGGCTTCCTCGCGGAAAAAGTCGAAGTGGTGGTGCGCGGCACCGACGACTTCCCGGCCTTCAGCTGGGGCGAACTGATCGCCATGATCCCGCGGACCTTCGCCCGGGAAATGCGCAAACTCGGCTACTTTCTGCCCCGTGCGATCGGCTTGTTCATCCTCTCGTTCATCCCCGTGGTGAACATCATCGCTGCACCGCTGTGGCTGTTGTTTGGGGTATGGATGATGGCGATCCAGTACATCGACTACCCGGCCGACAACCACAAACTGGGCTGGAACGAGATGCTCGCCTGGCTGCGCGAGAAGCGTTGGCAGAGCATGAGTTTCGGCGGCAGCGTTTATCTGGTGTTGCTGATTCCGGTGGTCAACATCCTGATGATGCCAGCAGCAGTGGCCGGGGCAACGCTGTTCTGGGTCCGCGAACGTGGGGCCGAAAACCTGGTGACCGAACGCTAA
- a CDS encoding NADH:flavin oxidoreductase: MPVKALFKPFHLGTLELPTRVVMAPMTRSFSPGGVPNSKVIEYYRRRAAAGVGLIVTEGTTVGHQASNGYPNVPHFYGEAALAGWKKVVDAVHAEGGKIVPQLWHVGSVRRIGTEPDASVPGYGPSEKVKDGQVVVHGMTHQDIQDVIAAFAQAAKDAQSIGMDGVEIHGAHGYLIDQFFWEGSNQRTDEYGGSLANRSRFAIELIQAVRAAVGEGFPIIFRFSQWKQQDYTARLVQTPEALGEFLKPLSDAGVDIFHCSTRRFWEPEFDGSELNLAGWTRKLTGKPTITVGSVGLDGEFLQFMVNTDKVAQPASLEKLLERLNNDEFDLVAVGRALLVDPDWAQKVRDGREEDILPFSREALMTLV, encoded by the coding sequence ATGCCTGTAAAAGCCCTGTTCAAACCGTTCCACCTCGGCACCCTCGAATTGCCGACCCGCGTCGTCATGGCGCCGATGACTCGCTCGTTTTCGCCGGGCGGCGTACCTAATTCCAAAGTGATCGAATACTACCGTCGTCGTGCCGCCGCCGGCGTAGGCCTGATCGTCACCGAAGGCACGACCGTTGGTCACCAGGCGTCCAACGGCTATCCGAACGTGCCGCATTTCTATGGTGAGGCTGCGCTGGCTGGCTGGAAAAAAGTTGTCGACGCTGTACATGCCGAAGGCGGCAAGATTGTTCCGCAGTTGTGGCACGTAGGCAGCGTGCGTCGCATCGGCACCGAGCCGGATGCCAGCGTGCCGGGTTACGGTCCGTCGGAAAAAGTGAAGGACGGCCAGGTCGTGGTTCACGGCATGACCCATCAGGATATTCAGGATGTGATTGCCGCGTTCGCCCAGGCGGCGAAGGATGCCCAGAGCATCGGCATGGACGGCGTGGAAATCCACGGCGCCCACGGCTATCTGATCGACCAGTTCTTCTGGGAAGGCAGCAACCAGCGCACCGACGAATACGGCGGCAGCCTGGCCAACCGTTCGCGTTTTGCCATCGAATTGATTCAAGCCGTGCGTGCCGCGGTCGGTGAAGGTTTCCCGATCATCTTCCGCTTCTCGCAGTGGAAGCAGCAGGACTACACGGCGCGCCTGGTGCAAACCCCGGAAGCGTTGGGTGAGTTCCTCAAGCCGTTGTCCGATGCCGGCGTGGATATTTTCCACTGCTCAACACGCCGTTTCTGGGAACCGGAGTTCGACGGTTCCGAGCTGAACCTGGCGGGCTGGACGCGCAAACTCACCGGCAAGCCGACCATCACCGTGGGCAGCGTTGGTCTGGATGGCGAATTCTTGCAGTTCATGGTCAACACCGACAAGGTCGCGCAACCGGCCAGCCTGGAAAAACTGCTGGAGCGTTTGAACAACGACGAGTTTGACCTGGTGGCGGTTGGCCGTGCGCTGCTGGTGGACCCGGACTGGGCGCAGAAAGTGCGTGACGGTCGCGAAGAAGACATCCTGCCGTTCAGCCGTGAGGCGTTGATGACGCTGGTTTAA
- a CDS encoding acyltransferase: protein MLDFLPAAVRGVIASLLLALNTILLCSFLFCVAILKVLPFALTQRFTLWLMNHIHEAWISNNKGWMNLVRRTRWHISGLQGLDYKHSYLITSNHQSWVDILVLQYVLNRRIQPLKFFLKQELIWVPVIGLAWWTLGFPFMKRYSKAYLEKHPEKKGKDLETTRKTCAKFRNNPVGIFNFVEGTRFTEGKHAQQKSPFKYLLKPKAGGIAFVLDAMGEQLESIVNVTIHYPGGRPGFWDLLCGNVADVVVHFEELKIPPQFIGKNYDQDGEYRLQFQGWINQLWEDKDALLGQMHREYPAK from the coding sequence ATGCTGGATTTTCTACCTGCCGCCGTACGCGGTGTGATTGCATCGCTTTTGCTGGCCCTGAACACAATTTTGCTCTGCTCGTTTCTGTTCTGCGTGGCGATTCTCAAAGTGTTGCCGTTCGCCCTCACTCAACGCTTCACACTTTGGCTGATGAACCATATCCATGAAGCCTGGATCAGTAACAACAAAGGCTGGATGAACTTGGTCAGGCGCACCCGTTGGCACATCAGCGGTCTGCAAGGTCTCGACTACAAGCATTCGTACCTGATCACCAGCAACCACCAGAGCTGGGTCGACATTCTGGTGCTGCAATACGTGCTCAACCGCCGTATCCAGCCGCTGAAGTTCTTCCTCAAGCAAGAGCTGATCTGGGTGCCGGTGATTGGTCTGGCGTGGTGGACGCTGGGGTTTCCGTTCATGAAGCGTTACTCCAAGGCCTATCTGGAAAAACACCCGGAAAAGAAAGGTAAAGACCTGGAAACCACCCGCAAGACTTGCGCGAAGTTTCGCAATAACCCGGTGGGGATTTTCAATTTTGTCGAGGGCACGCGCTTCACTGAGGGCAAACATGCCCAACAGAAATCACCGTTTAAATATCTGCTCAAACCCAAGGCCGGCGGCATTGCCTTTGTGCTGGACGCCATGGGTGAGCAACTGGAATCCATCGTCAACGTGACCATCCACTACCCGGGCGGACGTCCCGGTTTCTGGGACTTGCTGTGCGGGAATGTGGCAGATGTGGTGGTGCATTTTGAAGAACTGAAGATACCGCCGCAGTTCATTGGCAAGAATTACGACCAGGATGGTGAGTATCGCCTGCAATTTCAGGGCTGGATCAACCAGTTGTGGGAAGACAAGGATGCGTTGTTGGGACAGATGCATCGGGAGTATCCAGCAAAGTAA
- the pta gene encoding phosphate acetyltransferase, with the protein MQTFFIAPTDFGVGLTSISLGLVRTLERAGLKVGFFKPIAQPHPGDTGPERSTELVARTHGLKPPQPLGLAHVERMLGDGQLDELLEEIITLYQQAAIGKDVLIVEGMVPTRSASYAARVNLHLAKSLDAEVILVSAPENEVLTELSGRVELQAQLFGGPKDPKVLGVILNKVKTDESMEDFAARLKEHSPLLRSGDFRLLGCIPFQPELNAPRTRDVADLMGAQVLNAGDYETRRMTKIIICARTMRNTVELLKPGVLVVTPGDRDDIILAVSLAAMNGVPLAGLLLTSDTLPDPRIMDLCRGALQAGLPVLSVSTGSYDTANQLNGLNKEIPIDDRERAEIITDFVASHLDANWLHQRCGTPREMRLSPAVFRYQLIQRAQNANKRIVLPEGSEPLTVQAAAICQARGIARCVLLAKPADVEAVARAQGIELPPGLEILDPDLIRERYVEPMVALRKSKSLNAPMAEQQLEDTVVIGTMMLALDEVDGLVSGVIHSTANTIRPALQLIKTAPGCTLVSSVFFMLFPEEVLVYGDCVMNPHPSASELAEIALQSADSAAAFGITPRVAMISYSSGESASGEEVEKVREATLLAHEQQHSLLIDGPLQYDAAANETVARQLAPNSQVAGRATVFVFPDLNTGNTTHKAVQRSADCVSLGPMLQGLRKPVNDLPRGAQVDDIVYTIALTAIQAANRPMDV; encoded by the coding sequence ATGCAAACTTTTTTTATCGCACCCACCGATTTTGGAGTGGGTCTGACCTCTATCAGCCTCGGGCTGGTGCGCACCCTTGAGCGCGCCGGTCTGAAAGTCGGCTTTTTCAAACCGATTGCCCAGCCACACCCGGGCGACACCGGCCCGGAGCGCTCCACCGAACTGGTGGCCCGTACCCACGGCCTGAAACCGCCGCAGCCGCTGGGCCTGGCCCATGTCGAGCGCATGCTTGGCGATGGTCAGCTGGACGAACTGCTCGAAGAAATCATCACCCTCTATCAGCAGGCCGCCATCGGCAAGGACGTGCTGATCGTCGAAGGCATGGTGCCGACCCGCAGCGCCAGCTATGCCGCACGGGTCAACCTGCATTTGGCCAAAAGTCTCGATGCCGAGGTGATTCTGGTGTCGGCGCCGGAAAACGAAGTGCTGACCGAGCTCTCCGGTCGCGTCGAGTTGCAGGCGCAATTGTTTGGCGGCCCGAAAGACCCGAAAGTCCTCGGCGTGATCCTGAACAAGGTCAAGACCGACGAAAGCATGGAAGACTTCGCCGCGCGCCTGAAGGAGCATTCGCCGCTGTTGCGCAGTGGCGATTTCCGCCTGCTCGGCTGCATTCCGTTCCAGCCTGAACTGAACGCCCCGCGCACCCGAGACGTCGCCGATCTGATGGGCGCCCAGGTGCTCAACGCCGGCGACTACGAAACCCGGCGCATGACCAAAATCATCATTTGCGCGCGCACCATGCGCAACACCGTGGAACTGCTCAAGCCCGGCGTGCTGGTGGTGACACCCGGTGACCGCGACGACATCATCCTCGCCGTCAGCCTCGCCGCCATGAACGGCGTGCCGCTGGCCGGCCTGCTGCTGACCAGCGACACCCTGCCCGACCCGCGCATCATGGACCTCTGCCGTGGCGCTTTGCAGGCCGGCCTGCCGGTGTTGTCGGTGAGCACCGGTTCCTACGACACCGCCAACCAGTTGAACGGCCTGAACAAGGAAATCCCGATCGACGACCGCGAGCGCGCGGAAATCATCACCGATTTCGTCGCCAGCCACCTCGATGCCAACTGGCTGCACCAGCGCTGTGGCACGCCACGGGAAATGCGCCTGTCGCCGGCGGTGTTCCGCTATCAATTGATTCAGCGTGCGCAGAACGCCAACAAACGTATCGTCCTGCCCGAGGGCAGCGAACCGTTGACCGTGCAAGCGGCGGCGATCTGTCAGGCTCGCGGCATCGCTCGTTGCGTATTGCTGGCGAAACCGGCGGACGTCGAAGCCGTAGCCCGCGCCCAAGGCATCGAGTTGCCACCAGGCCTGGAAATCCTCGACCCGGACCTGATCCGCGAGCGTTACGTCGAGCCAATGGTCGCCCTGCGCAAAAGCAAAAGCCTCAATGCGCCGATGGCCGAGCAGCAACTGGAAGACACCGTGGTGATCGGCACCATGATGCTGGCGCTGGATGAAGTCGATGGACTGGTATCGGGTGTGATTCACTCCACCGCCAACACCATTCGCCCGGCCCTTCAACTGATTAAAACCGCGCCGGGTTGCACACTGGTGTCCTCGGTGTTCTTCATGCTGTTTCCAGAGGAAGTGCTGGTTTACGGCGACTGCGTGATGAACCCGCACCCGAGCGCCAGCGAGCTGGCCGAAATTGCACTGCAAAGTGCGGATTCGGCAGCCGCATTCGGCATCACCCCGCGCGTGGCGATGATCAGCTACTCCAGCGGTGAATCGGCCAGTGGCGAAGAAGTCGAAAAGGTCCGTGAAGCCACCCTGCTGGCCCACGAACAACAGCACTCGCTGCTGATCGACGGCCCGTTGCAGTACGACGCCGCTGCCAACGAAACCGTTGCCCGGCAACTGGCGCCGAACAGCCAGGTAGCAGGTCGCGCCACGGTATTCGTGTTCCCCGACCTCAACACCGGCAACACCACGCATAAAGCCGTGCAGCGCAGCGCCGACTGCGTCAGCCTCGGCCCGATGCTGCAAGGCCTGCGCAAACCGGTGAACGATTTGCCACGCGGCGCGCAAGTCGATGACATCGTCTACACCATCGCGTTGACCGCGATCCAGGCAGCCAACCGACCTATGGATGTTTAA